One window of the Haloarcula limicola genome contains the following:
- a CDS encoding pilin, whose product MAQTSIGSVYCGTPVERAIGLVFGAIAALGMPAAMFFTGRSGLSYMRATGNPNQQNQARQDLILSVTGLAIIFLALIAPEIISKLGSELGFSFSSCVNPFGG is encoded by the coding sequence ATGGCACAGACCAGCATTGGTTCAGTGTACTGTGGGACGCCTGTCGAGAGGGCGATTGGTCTCGTCTTTGGTGCGATAGCAGCACTAGGAATGCCAGCAGCGATGTTCTTCACGGGCCGAAGTGGGCTTTCCTACATGCGGGCGACAGGGAACCCAAACCAGCAGAATCAGGCTCGCCAGGATTTGATTCTCTCGGTGACCGGGCTAGCTATCATATTCTTGGCCTTGATTGCCCCGGAAATCATTTCGAAGCTAGGCAGCGAGCTCGGCTTCTCCTTTTCGAGTTGCGTCAATCCCTTCGGCGGCTAA
- a CDS encoding VirB4 family type IV secretion system protein produces the protein MSNSSSEFNTNIIHDDLGGTTEFWGQYTFGELVLFICPVFGYFALLGLPFVPASFLLPATGLLLATELLLFGLHRARPRYYRLTEWLEVRLRWALKKPEYLFGDGAQDTRTVTRLDRVLPHGVKRIDGAHCGAVQVTPANMALKDDGQWEKAVRSLTDLANSLEGETNLYVTTREIDRDAHVTAHQERLDDADTQRLPMLRGLLMEWLNRHTDDDSQPVDGTEMEREYYIIVSVTDADIDDIDHESASLLGSLESLPVVGRVAEIVSSDGLTESERDTYKAKKLKDRVGTTARAVNSLYRCSGDPVSPLQLATLTKEYWACESQSFGDLDETTGLSPVHYSRSQDADALNLDIEDLEENEVPDFDDDGVGEVPSTFRRPGEEQRSWLAPSAIDWEEDYTVIESETYARTFWVETFPEHPTSGMLERLLLDTELKADVSIHINPYDAQDAVSAISEWVSSLRVLQEDVGELDTEDLQQDIERAKYIRQAVRRNHASLYRAGVFIRVTADSKEELREQTNHLETLMRDSPANCSIKRATRRQEQGLVTVSPLGGNELGHDRLSSMTGEALGALFPFSSNYLRMADGIRYGTHDHNDSTVLIDPWELETGHSELVTGMPGGGKTHGTQARGLRMMKKRSDVKQVFIDPVGDMRGSAEVLDAKRITVSGETPLNPCEMHPTPQHVLDASPDMEPVRAKMDEVYGVIMNFLTSRDIDLEMHSGLITFLIQTIFERSDIDPDDPSTHTPENSPTMQDLLGLIDEIQAEPGMFPGAETESAKTTIRAYADELSVALQPFRRGSTYGNLAEESNLNLIDNDSKAVYLDLQQVEGSGDGLGKQSFIMQLLLSTLYQQAKNMETKVEVIIDEAHYLFADDANLAFLNQIARHQRHAGIRLVMLSQTLQEFYDGDAAEEIAGMCPIMVHHREPELDSETAKRAGMTSEQQHFVNNAEAGKESVGTEQGYSEALVRIDEHGDYPVQVRTSWEEKQVIDLDTHEKNPLDILIEEQPERVDAFEEFLSTEAMKGVLAHHGLTVDQAEHVLAGLSEEELVEAVSVALSRATVDENEETQEQRSPTDDGTLPDSMIDTESQLQMQRQTDTPFTGNGTDGAPHENGGESNE, from the coding sequence ATGAGTAACTCGTCCAGCGAATTCAACACGAACATCATCCACGACGATCTGGGTGGCACCACCGAGTTTTGGGGGCAGTACACCTTCGGCGAACTGGTCCTATTCATCTGTCCCGTCTTCGGCTACTTCGCCCTCCTGGGCCTGCCGTTCGTCCCGGCTAGCTTCCTCTTGCCAGCGACGGGACTGCTGCTCGCGACCGAACTGCTGTTGTTCGGCTTGCATCGCGCCCGGCCCCGCTACTACCGACTGACCGAGTGGCTGGAGGTCCGTCTCCGATGGGCCCTCAAGAAACCGGAGTATCTGTTCGGCGATGGCGCACAGGATACGCGAACTGTCACGCGGCTCGACCGCGTCCTCCCCCACGGCGTCAAGCGCATCGATGGGGCACATTGTGGCGCTGTGCAGGTCACGCCCGCCAACATGGCGCTCAAAGATGACGGTCAATGGGAGAAGGCCGTTCGATCACTCACCGACTTAGCGAACTCTCTAGAGGGCGAGACGAACCTGTACGTGACCACCCGAGAAATCGACCGCGACGCTCACGTCACGGCCCACCAGGAGCGCCTTGACGACGCCGACACGCAACGGCTGCCGATGCTCCGCGGGCTCTTGATGGAGTGGCTCAACCGCCATACAGACGACGACAGCCAGCCCGTCGACGGGACCGAGATGGAACGGGAGTACTACATCATCGTCTCGGTCACCGACGCCGATATCGACGACATCGACCACGAGTCCGCCTCACTGCTCGGGTCGCTAGAGTCGCTTCCCGTTGTCGGCCGTGTCGCCGAGATAGTCTCCTCGGATGGTCTCACCGAAAGCGAGCGGGACACGTACAAGGCAAAGAAGTTGAAAGACAGAGTCGGCACGACCGCGCGGGCGGTCAACAGCCTCTATCGCTGTAGTGGGGACCCCGTCTCACCGCTGCAACTAGCGACACTCACGAAGGAATACTGGGCGTGTGAATCACAATCCTTCGGCGACCTTGACGAAACCACGGGCCTCTCACCGGTCCACTACTCTCGGTCCCAAGACGCCGACGCACTGAACCTCGATATCGAAGACCTCGAAGAAAACGAGGTGCCCGACTTCGATGACGACGGTGTCGGGGAAGTGCCGTCAACATTCAGACGGCCGGGTGAAGAGCAACGGTCGTGGCTCGCTCCCTCCGCGATTGACTGGGAAGAGGACTACACGGTCATCGAGAGTGAGACGTACGCTCGGACGTTCTGGGTCGAAACGTTTCCGGAGCATCCGACCAGCGGGATGCTCGAACGACTCCTGCTGGACACGGAGCTGAAGGCTGACGTCTCGATTCACATCAACCCGTACGATGCACAAGACGCGGTCTCGGCAATCTCCGAGTGGGTCTCCTCGCTGCGTGTGTTGCAGGAGGACGTCGGCGAACTAGATACGGAAGATCTCCAGCAGGACATTGAGCGAGCGAAGTACATCCGGCAGGCCGTCCGACGGAATCACGCCTCGCTCTACAGAGCCGGCGTGTTTATTCGCGTCACTGCTGACAGCAAAGAGGAGCTACGCGAACAGACGAATCATCTGGAGACGCTAATGCGAGACTCGCCAGCGAACTGTTCGATTAAGCGGGCGACCCGTCGTCAAGAACAGGGATTGGTTACAGTCTCACCGCTGGGCGGGAACGAACTCGGCCATGATCGGCTATCGTCGATGACCGGCGAAGCCCTCGGCGCGTTGTTCCCGTTTTCCTCGAACTACCTCCGGATGGCCGACGGGATTCGCTACGGCACCCACGACCACAACGACTCGACGGTGCTAATTGACCCGTGGGAGTTAGAGACCGGTCATTCAGAGCTGGTGACTGGAATGCCCGGCGGCGGGAAGACCCACGGGACACAGGCTCGGGGACTGCGGATGATGAAGAAGCGCTCGGACGTCAAGCAGGTCTTCATTGATCCGGTCGGTGACATGCGTGGCAGCGCCGAAGTGCTGGATGCAAAGCGTATCACAGTCAGCGGGGAGACGCCGCTGAACCCGTGTGAGATGCATCCGACGCCACAACACGTCCTCGATGCGTCACCGGACATGGAACCAGTTCGGGCGAAGATGGACGAAGTCTACGGGGTCATCATGAACTTCCTGACCTCCCGGGATATCGACCTTGAGATGCACAGTGGGCTGATCACATTCCTGATTCAGACCATCTTCGAGCGCTCAGATATCGACCCCGACGACCCCTCGACGCATACGCCAGAGAATTCACCGACGATGCAAGATCTGCTGGGCCTCATTGACGAGATTCAAGCCGAGCCGGGCATGTTCCCCGGCGCTGAAACGGAGAGTGCAAAGACGACGATTCGGGCGTACGCCGATGAACTCTCGGTGGCGCTACAGCCGTTCCGCCGAGGGAGTACCTACGGCAACCTTGCCGAAGAATCGAACCTGAACCTCATCGACAATGATAGCAAGGCCGTCTATCTGGATCTTCAGCAAGTCGAGGGCTCCGGGGATGGACTGGGCAAGCAGTCGTTCATCATGCAACTGCTGCTCTCGACGCTGTATCAGCAGGCCAAGAACATGGAGACGAAGGTGGAGGTGATCATCGACGAGGCACACTATCTCTTTGCCGACGATGCGAATCTCGCCTTCCTCAACCAGATCGCTCGCCACCAGCGCCACGCCGGGATTCGGCTGGTGATGCTCTCCCAGACGCTCCAAGAGTTCTATGATGGTGACGCCGCCGAGGAAATCGCAGGGATGTGCCCGATTATGGTCCATCACCGAGAGCCCGAACTGGACAGTGAGACTGCCAAGCGAGCCGGGATGACCAGCGAACAGCAACACTTCGTGAACAACGCGGAAGCCGGGAAAGAATCGGTCGGAACCGAGCAGGGCTACAGCGAAGCGCTGGTTCGAATCGACGAACACGGCGATTACCCGGTGCAGGTCCGGACGTCGTGGGAGGAGAAACAGGTCATCGATCTCGATACCCACGAGAAAAATCCGCTGGATATCCTCATCGAGGAGCAGCCCGAGCGGGTCGACGCGTTCGAGGAATTCCTCAGTACCGAGGCGATGAAAGGCGTACTGGCCCACCACGGGCTAACGGTTGACCAGGCCGAACACGTCCTCGCAGGACTCTCCGAGGAAGAACTAGTCGAAGCAGTGTCGGTGGCCCTCAGCCGAGCAACTGTCGACGAGAACGAAGAAACGCAGGAGCAGCGTTCGCCAACCGACGACGGAACCCTTCCAGATTCGATGATAGACACTGAGTCACAACTCCAGATGCAGCGCCAGACAGATACACCGTTTACCGGCAACGGCACAGACGGAGCACCCCACGAGAACGGAGGTGAGTCGAATGAGTGA
- a CDS encoding relaxase/mobilization nuclease domain-containing protein, which yields MILKTDFQRSGAGKLLKYIRRDREADQEKVPLRDRLGREADEQRIEQFLERSSWFNFQRHLIVSPDPSAEFTPDEVSSNTRELLENEFGGQPTTDYVYAVHDDSDIVHSHVAATGNEPELRMDAEELERLRGCAKEVFREPERLKGRTPERDSTPLPDDATRDQAQTHETAESTTRDPDRDPETTRERDFDFGGGR from the coding sequence ATGATTCTGAAAACGGACTTCCAGCGGAGTGGTGCGGGCAAGCTCCTGAAATACATTCGCCGAGACCGGGAGGCAGACCAAGAAAAAGTGCCATTACGGGATCGGCTTGGGCGGGAGGCCGACGAACAACGTATCGAGCAGTTCCTCGAGCGAAGCAGCTGGTTCAACTTCCAGCGCCACCTCATCGTCTCTCCGGATCCCAGCGCCGAGTTCACGCCTGACGAAGTCAGCTCCAACACCCGCGAACTGCTGGAAAACGAGTTCGGGGGGCAACCGACGACCGACTACGTTTACGCCGTACACGACGACAGCGACATCGTGCATTCACATGTCGCGGCAACCGGGAACGAGCCGGAATTACGGATGGATGCCGAAGAGTTAGAGCGTCTCCGAGGGTGTGCCAAAGAGGTATTTCGTGAACCAGAGCGGCTCAAAGGGCGGACACCAGAACGAGACTCGACGCCCCTTCCTGACGATGCAACGCGTGACCAAGCACAGACTCACGAAACAGCGGAGTCCACCACGCGGGACCCTGACAGAGACCCAGAAACCACCCGGGAGCGTGACTTCGACTTCGGTGGCGGTCGGTAA
- a CDS encoding type IV secretion system DNA-binding domain-containing protein: MPQDSQSSTTPPGQKPTELPSSLKYDEPAMILWSVFMLLVPPMWVDSDKALHRRFWAWRYIYAGFAIVTGLLFAEALLSGSWLVAMVFPFAHIIAAASVIGLFAGVQIPGVAPPIVSYEVGIGIYAISVVLIGVIDIGRRTSPRSLTRNPWDCDDDELAVPYESIESKHDDAPSSPTLKQDVSTAVLGETGSGKSSAMQLLAYQLPYNRDTAIIAHDAGEEFQQFYADLGFDVKRVGLNGDVTWNLFQDVDSTQDFREIAAAIFGNPSGHNPFHTPAKQVFEDMLRYLHLEAQKNNRRENLSHLDIVSLLKEGRVGIYEALDSYDQLEAGHIDTDQGKAAQNVYQTLIEYTRPVFVEDFAEHGSFSLREYIHNPDGRVLIVDSTPSRMATLGPMFQLLLDWSIRFAMESPNPTVHVLDEIDQLPPLNQITNLTARGRKEKARALVGVQTIGQLSDTYSDISGILGNCPQGLYFGPGDAQSTEFIRNEIGERRVLDRTETHSMSRSTGSKTQRSQSRESFRETEKAPITPGQLRDFEPGECVTVTRTNWWYGQTHELHEVRSGLPERGAEAPTTPRREDPDGDVTETDSWLTMLTQFIEHTGGSTESEDTQPATTESDPDVWAADVEETPSITYSDRRWGDALSRLDVDSAPVTRGQNVDALSDLCEMLDRRILDLPEGEGTTLEIREMLVELDAETGLTPTETLDAIEKRTTVLQLSDSFRETYRSAAVESGSVASTPAGGETNNSETHFEPQLDSPRPPEKEETPSSAESDGSEKHQSSDTSATGAAAPSVASGETEEIDSKSDGDDQSAEPDSGTSSAAEADAESDASGDDFDAADFM; the protein is encoded by the coding sequence ATGCCCCAAGACTCGCAGTCCTCAACAACACCGCCGGGACAGAAGCCCACCGAGTTACCGTCGAGTTTGAAATACGACGAACCGGCGATGATTCTCTGGAGTGTGTTCATGCTGTTGGTCCCGCCGATGTGGGTAGATAGCGACAAGGCACTCCACAGACGCTTCTGGGCGTGGCGATACATCTACGCCGGGTTCGCCATCGTGACGGGCCTGCTTTTCGCTGAGGCCCTGCTCAGCGGCAGCTGGCTGGTGGCCATGGTATTCCCCTTCGCCCACATCATTGCGGCGGCTTCAGTTATCGGATTGTTTGCCGGCGTGCAGATTCCGGGTGTCGCCCCGCCCATCGTTTCCTACGAGGTGGGCATCGGAATCTATGCCATCTCGGTGGTGTTGATTGGCGTCATCGATATTGGCCGCCGTACCTCGCCTCGGTCACTAACGCGAAATCCGTGGGATTGTGACGACGACGAATTGGCTGTTCCGTACGAGAGTATCGAGTCCAAACACGACGATGCGCCCTCGTCGCCGACGCTCAAACAGGACGTCTCGACTGCCGTCCTCGGTGAGACCGGGAGCGGAAAATCCTCAGCGATGCAGCTACTTGCTTACCAGCTTCCCTACAACCGAGATACAGCGATCATTGCCCACGACGCCGGCGAAGAGTTCCAGCAGTTCTACGCTGATCTCGGCTTCGACGTCAAGCGCGTGGGACTGAATGGGGATGTTACCTGGAATCTCTTCCAGGACGTCGACTCGACACAGGATTTCCGAGAGATTGCAGCGGCTATCTTCGGCAATCCATCTGGACACAACCCGTTCCACACGCCAGCCAAGCAGGTATTCGAGGATATGCTGCGCTACCTGCATCTGGAAGCCCAGAAGAATAACCGCCGGGAGAATCTCTCGCATCTGGACATCGTCTCGCTGCTCAAAGAGGGGCGAGTTGGAATCTACGAGGCACTCGACAGCTACGACCAACTCGAAGCCGGACACATAGACACTGACCAGGGGAAAGCTGCACAGAACGTCTATCAGACGCTCATCGAGTATACGCGGCCGGTTTTCGTCGAAGACTTCGCCGAGCATGGCTCGTTCTCGTTGCGGGAGTATATCCACAATCCTGATGGGCGAGTCCTCATCGTTGATTCGACGCCATCCCGAATGGCGACGCTCGGTCCAATGTTCCAGCTGCTGTTGGACTGGTCGATTCGCTTCGCGATGGAATCACCGAATCCGACGGTCCATGTTCTCGACGAAATCGACCAGCTCCCGCCACTCAACCAGATTACGAACCTCACGGCGCGTGGTCGCAAAGAGAAAGCACGGGCGCTGGTCGGCGTTCAGACCATCGGCCAACTATCGGACACCTACAGCGACATCTCCGGTATCTTGGGTAACTGCCCGCAAGGCCTGTACTTCGGCCCGGGTGATGCACAGTCGACAGAGTTCATCCGCAACGAAATCGGCGAGCGACGAGTGCTGGACCGAACGGAGACTCACTCAATGTCTCGAAGTACCGGGTCGAAAACTCAGCGCTCACAGTCACGAGAGAGCTTTCGAGAGACTGAGAAAGCGCCCATCACGCCGGGACAACTGCGGGACTTCGAACCCGGCGAGTGCGTGACCGTCACGCGAACGAACTGGTGGTATGGCCAGACACACGAACTGCACGAGGTTCGCTCTGGGCTGCCCGAGCGGGGAGCCGAGGCGCCTACGACGCCAAGGCGGGAAGACCCCGACGGTGACGTCACCGAGACGGATAGCTGGCTGACTATGCTCACACAGTTCATCGAGCACACGGGGGGTTCTACGGAAAGTGAGGACACTCAACCGGCCACTACTGAGAGTGACCCAGACGTCTGGGCTGCCGACGTTGAGGAGACGCCTTCGATTACGTATAGCGACCGACGATGGGGGGATGCACTCTCTCGGCTTGATGTCGATAGTGCCCCAGTCACACGAGGCCAGAACGTCGACGCTCTCTCAGATCTCTGCGAGATGCTGGACCGGCGTATTCTGGACTTGCCTGAAGGGGAAGGGACAACTCTTGAGATCCGCGAAATGCTCGTCGAACTTGATGCGGAAACTGGGCTGACACCAACCGAGACGCTTGACGCAATCGAAAAACGGACAACAGTGCTCCAGCTGAGCGACTCGTTCCGCGAGACCTATCGATCTGCTGCGGTGGAAAGTGGCTCGGTCGCTAGCACGCCGGCGGGTGGCGAGACGAATAATTCCGAGACTCACTTCGAACCACAACTAGATTCGCCACGACCGCCTGAGAAAGAGGAGACTCCCTCGTCAGCTGAAAGTGATGGAAGCGAAAAACATCAGTCTTCAGATACATCAGCAACTGGTGCAGCGGCCCCGTCTGTAGCCAGCGGTGAGACCGAGGAGATAGACTCGAAGAGTGATGGTGACGACCAGTCCGCAGAGCCTGATTCAGGGACTTCATCTGCAGCCGAAGCTGACGCTGAGTCCGACGCTTCGGGCGACGATTTCGACGCGGCCGACTTCATGTAG
- a CDS encoding rhomboid family intramembrane serine protease, whose product MTYKGSLRKLRGVLVLAGFLILIYAVERVAATLLGFPNERLMLEMLNVEQKRLLVLTIGPFVHRGVSHIAENLVFLLIFGGYIEWQVGWRKLYLYCVVTGYGASWILLLTIGGVGAVGASSITSGLEAVAGIVGFVRVVEELLSVNSGVKILRGVAHVFPFVIGLGFAASTIQATTVSPTGPTQAIHAIGALLGITAAAYYPLTRLVTEGYSLNQVHKGM is encoded by the coding sequence TTGACGTACAAGGGGTCACTCAGGAAACTCAGAGGAGTCCTCGTACTCGCAGGATTTCTCATCCTAATCTATGCTGTAGAGCGGGTTGCTGCTACTCTGCTGGGCTTTCCGAATGAACGCCTGATGCTTGAAATGCTGAATGTCGAGCAGAAGCGCCTCCTTGTACTCACGATAGGCCCGTTTGTTCATCGCGGGGTATCACACATCGCTGAGAATCTGGTATTTCTCCTAATCTTCGGGGGATACATCGAATGGCAAGTCGGATGGAGGAAGCTGTATCTTTACTGTGTCGTCACGGGATATGGGGCGAGCTGGATACTATTGCTCACTATCGGAGGTGTTGGTGCTGTCGGGGCGAGTAGTATCACGAGTGGATTGGAAGCAGTTGCCGGAATTGTGGGATTCGTGCGAGTCGTTGAAGAACTCTTGAGCGTAAACTCTGGAGTGAAGATTCTCCGGGGTGTTGCTCACGTCTTCCCGTTCGTGATTGGGCTCGGATTTGCTGCCTCGACGATTCAAGCTACAACCGTGTCTCCAACCGGCCCGACGCAAGCGATTCACGCGATCGGTGCTCTACTGGGGATTACTGCGGCCGCATACTACCCCTTAACTCGGCTTGTTACCGAGGGGTACTCACTGAACCAAGTCCACAAGGGCATGTGA
- a CDS encoding DUF429 domain-containing protein, with amino-acid sequence MPRVEGTVGVDACPYGWFATVLTGGSIETELYEHFTELHSDYQEFRVFVDIPVGLPKGSRRRCDIEARELLGCRGNSVFFPPCESAASIKDYDEANARHREDMEHGLSQQAHAISDKINEVRSVVDETYDGPIYESHPELCFYALNGQPIAYSKSSKRGLAFRRHHLEQKRFGMDDEYEQVLDDTLRKDVRRDDILDSMALALAAQSEELQSVPEDPGPEIPRIHYPTTPALADNPWSES; translated from the coding sequence ATGCCAAGAGTTGAGGGTACGGTAGGTGTCGATGCCTGCCCATACGGGTGGTTTGCGACAGTCCTTACCGGGGGAAGCATCGAAACGGAGCTATACGAGCACTTCACCGAACTACATTCAGATTACCAAGAATTTCGAGTGTTCGTCGATATCCCAGTCGGGCTCCCCAAGGGGAGCAGGCGCCGCTGCGACATTGAGGCGCGTGAACTACTCGGCTGTCGTGGTAACTCCGTGTTCTTTCCGCCGTGCGAGTCTGCAGCCTCCATTAAGGATTACGACGAGGCGAACGCGAGGCATCGAGAGGATATGGAGCACGGTCTCTCCCAACAAGCCCACGCTATCAGCGACAAAATCAACGAGGTACGATCGGTCGTTGACGAGACCTACGACGGGCCAATCTATGAGAGTCATCCGGAGCTCTGTTTCTACGCGCTCAACGGGCAGCCGATTGCTTACTCAAAGTCTTCGAAGCGAGGCCTCGCGTTCCGTCGGCACCACCTTGAACAGAAGCGCTTTGGCATGGACGACGAGTACGAGCAGGTACTTGATGACACTCTCCGGAAGGATGTCCGGCGAGACGACATTCTCGATTCGATGGCCCTCGCACTCGCCGCGCAGAGTGAAGAGTTACAGAGCGTCCCGGAAGACCCAGGACCGGAGATCCCGCGTATCCACTACCCGACCACACCCGCGCTTGCAGACAATCCGTGGAGTGAATCATGA
- a CDS encoding AAA family ATPase, which yields MREDELYSVLQAVDDGVQTIHISGQPGVGKSTFLEDLENELSEWYRTRVLYVREGNTPTTLSQDLLYEARDAVWTLSALINKATGVSGGLSPVSGGVSTDDRARHLRKLASLSESVNGYKRLIFFVDDVHKLDEPDVTRDFLRELSSTLGENVHLITAGRLSFDDADYIAHLETFSREETANYLQEEYPDVDDETIDGVYEKLDGHPYYLGLLREAAGDDSTFEIPQEDTRDFIERAYLDSMSEAEEEFIRKTAGLAELDEDICSAVLDDVSRTQARRTLDSLSTKAVVQELGRSEDTGDRLFKVHDLFQEFLYEQLDNPEKLHQAAFQYYAERLYEEVDGSEAPMLEGFVYGLLGNAHLQEIYDGDPEVEQLREEVDLLEFEPHERLQFMFGYAPYAPTPEDQSATLLALELDDYTEWIRSLEPEDGGEELKFEFVGVLFDLMRATVRPNTDVEFEDSSVEIYESTLQRVENFEFVAFFDEDEQDTAQIIPDMLLLCVHVSAHRDLEEDERDGEHLSAAYDVLEKYGLNQVAVEGVVDNCQELAEEYDAGEQAEEMIESQMDEFLGQFDQDDTTRNTLIRIQSDLYSEMIEVANSAFAAMISESDRLLDFIHKCGDSLEQADNPFFVAAWYSFAAHIYRMFAPNSDAAKELEEAAKHYAEVRKEYEEELDNPIYDIEDFEVHDVDFPDLVNEIAESDGDHQLTE from the coding sequence ATGCGTGAAGACGAGCTCTACTCGGTACTTCAAGCTGTGGATGACGGTGTCCAGACTATTCACATCTCGGGGCAACCGGGTGTCGGGAAGAGTACGTTTCTGGAAGACTTGGAAAATGAACTCTCAGAGTGGTATCGAACCCGAGTACTCTACGTCCGTGAAGGCAACACCCCTACGACACTCTCTCAAGATCTCCTCTACGAAGCCCGAGACGCAGTCTGGACTCTCAGTGCGCTTATTAACAAAGCGACTGGAGTGAGCGGAGGACTCAGTCCTGTGAGTGGTGGAGTCTCCACCGATGACCGCGCACGCCATCTCCGAAAGTTAGCCAGTCTCTCGGAGTCCGTCAACGGATACAAACGGCTCATATTCTTCGTTGACGACGTACACAAACTCGACGAACCAGATGTCACGCGGGATTTCCTCCGTGAACTATCTTCCACTCTCGGAGAGAATGTCCATCTCATCACGGCAGGACGCCTGTCATTCGATGACGCGGACTACATCGCTCATCTGGAAACATTCTCACGCGAGGAGACTGCGAACTATCTCCAAGAGGAGTACCCAGACGTCGACGACGAAACAATAGACGGCGTCTACGAGAAGTTGGACGGCCATCCCTATTATCTCGGTCTACTCAGAGAGGCCGCAGGTGACGACAGTACATTCGAGATTCCTCAAGAGGACACACGGGACTTCATCGAGAGAGCGTACCTGGACTCGATGTCGGAGGCCGAGGAGGAGTTCATTCGGAAGACCGCAGGACTTGCTGAGTTGGACGAAGACATCTGTTCGGCAGTATTGGATGACGTGAGTCGTACACAGGCACGGCGCACTCTTGACTCTCTGAGCACCAAAGCGGTCGTTCAGGAACTAGGTCGCTCAGAAGATACCGGAGATAGATTGTTCAAAGTCCACGACCTATTCCAAGAATTCCTCTACGAGCAACTCGATAACCCAGAAAAGCTCCACCAAGCAGCATTCCAATACTACGCAGAGAGGCTCTACGAGGAGGTTGACGGAAGTGAAGCACCCATGCTGGAGGGATTCGTGTACGGATTGCTTGGGAATGCCCACTTGCAAGAGATCTACGACGGAGATCCGGAGGTCGAACAACTTCGTGAGGAAGTCGACCTGTTGGAGTTTGAGCCTCACGAACGCCTCCAGTTCATGTTCGGGTACGCTCCATACGCACCGACACCTGAGGACCAATCCGCTACACTGCTCGCTCTGGAGTTAGATGACTATACGGAATGGATTCGTAGCCTTGAACCAGAAGATGGCGGGGAAGAGCTAAAATTTGAGTTCGTCGGAGTGCTGTTCGATTTGATGCGGGCCACAGTCCGACCCAATACCGATGTCGAATTCGAGGATTCGTCTGTGGAGATATATGAGTCCACGTTACAGCGGGTCGAGAACTTCGAGTTCGTCGCGTTCTTCGATGAAGATGAGCAAGACACGGCTCAGATTATCCCAGACATGCTCCTCCTATGTGTACACGTCTCCGCCCACCGAGACCTTGAGGAGGACGAACGAGATGGTGAGCATCTATCTGCAGCCTATGACGTACTTGAGAAGTATGGGTTGAACCAAGTTGCAGTCGAGGGAGTGGTTGACAACTGCCAAGAATTGGCTGAGGAGTACGATGCAGGCGAACAGGCGGAGGAGATGATTGAGAGTCAGATGGATGAGTTCTTAGGACAGTTTGATCAGGACGACACAACTCGGAACACCCTCATCCGAATACAGTCAGATCTCTACAGCGAGATGATAGAGGTTGCTAACTCGGCCTTCGCTGCGATGATCTCAGAGTCAGACCGACTGCTGGATTTCATCCACAAGTGCGGCGACAGTCTGGAACAAGCAGATAACCCATTCTTCGTTGCTGCATGGTACTCATTTGCTGCACACATTTATCGGATGTTTGCCCCGAATTCGGACGCCGCAAAGGAACTAGAAGAAGCCGCTAAGCACTATGCAGAAGTTCGTAAGGAGTACGAGGAGGAGCTCGATAACCCAATTTACGACATAGAGGATTTCGAGGTGCATGACGTAGATTTCCCGGATTTAGTGAACGAAATCGCCGAAAGCGATGGAGACCACCAGTTGACGGAATAA
- a CDS encoding DUF7437 domain-containing protein: MSRTSNRADGDIVRDFLSVADLLEEPQLAQLYAYLAREGEATVQDVMDYLELAQGTAYSYVNRLVDAGVVEVTQDEQPRRYAAHQIDLTVTTATGDREYTITPALIDAVGRHETDADIDTYIDRHGVAGLATALTYAVARERGEVTHRLMAEDLDVSPLAAEMILQALRPVVHEHYDIEVAGASLDEVNVGDGGTADDA, translated from the coding sequence GTGTCACGCACCTCAAATCGCGCTGACGGCGACATCGTCCGAGATTTCCTCTCGGTTGCGGACTTGCTGGAGGAACCACAGCTGGCCCAGTTGTACGCGTATCTTGCCCGGGAGGGGGAAGCGACTGTCCAAGACGTGATGGACTACCTCGAACTCGCCCAAGGGACCGCCTATAGCTACGTGAACCGGCTCGTTGACGCCGGCGTCGTCGAAGTGACGCAGGACGAGCAGCCTCGGCGGTACGCCGCCCACCAGATTGACCTGACCGTGACGACGGCCACCGGCGACCGCGAGTACACGATTACGCCGGCGCTGATCGACGCCGTTGGCCGCCACGAGACGGACGCCGACATCGACACGTACATCGACCGCCACGGCGTCGCCGGGCTCGCGACGGCACTCACCTACGCGGTCGCCCGTGAACGCGGCGAGGTGACCCACCGGCTGATGGCGGAGGATCTGGACGTCTCGCCGCTGGCTGCGGAGATGATCTTGCAGGCGCTCAGGCCTGTCGTCCACGAGCACTACGACATCGAGGTGGCAGGGGCATCTCTGGATGAGGTGAACGTCGGCGACGGCGGCACCGCTGACGACGCGTGA